One Kazachstania africana CBS 2517 chromosome 5, complete genome DNA window includes the following coding sequences:
- the RSF2 gene encoding Rsf2p (similar to Saccharomyces cerevisiae RSF2 (YJR127C) and YML081W; ancestral locus Anc_4.351) produces MLSNTAFHLPSGNSNTNGSQNYPPPPPPQGIQPIPKKSRTIKTDKPRPFLCPTCTRGFVRQEHLKRHQRSHTRERPFLCVLCGRCFARKDLVLRHQQKLHATIVSNTASNRSDKSSTAINNDANIMKVVGNKETMLPTPHNPLAKVQIQLDSTSNEDNTKITNDYSTSNSTSSIQTASSTSIRDSITFNNTFINSANSNRHLQVPINHEPNKKRHASFSASSALTYVSTPVERVITTPINVNPTIDAHEKRTSYVTTQSREDSYQSDGIPHQVGFSTPQLTAQQLLDKALDSGLLDLDPLSLPPQHAKPVEFNQLSSNTDYSILNFKNFGSHDNVRSKSHPDTNATAKISNYMFLTKLPSLTDMLTMGSSMGGIGGYYKKNSSLNLNLNSFDYKLNNNNFHNEEKPSKLMDAQTINNNIDNDPWLSKFLDDSKFTSNFKLNMENFNKIGFCSQSDTSSSLSKSESNSAVNTLDFDIDKDHLDIPTMTDVASNNNSNTSNVLSMPMLDHHNSSGKHELVSENVAYEHMSSSHKQKHRVTKKRQTHGLRSPLDYHISDFFTSRQKDIYKLEAENESQLQQPLTINFKNKSLSNENLANELLNFDHNSITSPLNPLYANSMPELHFFDENLRSFIIKENNLSTFPTLQELNKSVRLFQTEFGRYFPFIHLYSIVPSKDNYPLFLAISMIGSLYTFHSSHSKILFYVADTQLKKSLELNKSRIYNATPLWTIQTMVLLTFTSIFSNDAKIIKQINTQLMTLNQFVIMNKLNLPLETSLKPPIPNHHVYENGVNSEVIEEMKQQYESKEQIEKNFNYFILAQSRIRTCHMILILSNFFASLVGVQCSFHSIDVKCGIPTKYEDLFQSVDAKTWSELLAEKKLVIDSKFSLIELSNGGESFENCLIYLSNGNHLFINRNGNVSKLTLLSMLLSIHEKIFMERTKNNNPDFHLDNGTKGPSDRESDMNWKMNSRPIINTMIQHWESLYLGLGGILEPTNNTIPLINLDPTARLIIPLYCFAKMRMSLDLSYVLHRIWLKDWKMMNKTLEEICYDWESLQEGTDIAIDVIHSWISILSIVKKVDVDEGNGKPGYRTPIFTVTCLFCSIILIAEYLKRIEDWAENNSKEVSTPSSQPKSELPMTDKILYVKISQMLKKIQNVLLPKNDNMQSYLDYLKLQARKSVTTVDQLDNDDELLEAMAPTSSVDETIRVIKNLQFSSRTLYLGVRILGDAPIWPVAILFAHALQNRALYNVSKSKSLTEQ; encoded by the coding sequence ATGCTCTCTAACACTGCTTTCCATTTACCTAGTGGGAATTCAAATACTAACGGCTCCCAGAACTATCCTCCCCCTCCACCTCCTCAGGGAATCCAGCCTATCCCTAAGAAATCAAGAACAATAAAGACTGACAAGCCAAGACCATTTCTATGTCCTACTTGCACAAGAGGCTTTGTAAGACAGGAGCATTTGAAAAGGCATCAAAGATCGCATACAAGAGAGAGACCCTTTCTTTGTGTTCTTTGTGGGAGATGTTTTgcaagaaaagatttaGTTTTGAGACATCAACAAAAATTACATGCTACTATAGTATCAAACACAGCTTCTAATAGAAGCGATAAGTCCTCTACCGCTATCAATAATGATGCCAATATCATGAAGGTCGTGGGCAATAAAGAAACTATGTTACCAACCCCTCATAATCCCTTAGCAAAAGtacaaattcaattggATTCCACATCCAATGAGGATAATACTAAGATTACAAATGACTACTCGACTTCaaattcaacttcttcCATTCAAACTGCAAGTAGTACCAGTATCAGAGATTCTATCACTTTTAATAACACCTTTATTAATAGtgcaaattcaaatagACATTTACAAGTCCCAATTAATCATGAACCAAATAAGAAAAGACACGCATCTTTCTCGGCGTCAAGTGCATTGACGTATGTCTCTACACCGGTGGAAAGAGTCATCACTACTCCGATTAATGTAAATCCTACAATTGACGCTCATGAAAAGAGAACCTCTTACGTTACTACTCAAAGCCGTGAGGATTCATATCAATCTGATGGAATTCCTCACCAAGTAGGTTTCTCCACGCCACAATTGACAGCACAGCAATTGCTAGATAAAGCGTTAGATTCAGGTCTATTAGATTTGGACCCATTATCTCTACCACCACAACACGCAAAGCCAGTGGAATTCAATCAACTTTCTTCTAATACAGATTATAGCatattgaatttcaaaaattttggcaGTCACGATAACGTTAGATCAAAATCCCATCCAGATACAAATGCTACTGCTAAAATTAGTAATTACATGtttttaacaaaattaCCATCATTAACTGACATGTTAACAATGGGGTCTTCCATGGGTGGGATAGGCGGTtattataagaaaaattccTCGTTAAACTTAAATTTAAACTCTTTTGActataaattaaataacaACAATTTCCACAACGAAGAAAAaccatcaaaattaatgGATGCACAAActatcaataataacattGATAATGACCCTTGGTTATCGAAGTTTCTAGATGACTCAAAATTtacttcaaattttaaactaaacatggaaaatttcaataaaattggGTTTTGTAGCCAATCTGATACTTCTTCGTCACTCTCCAAAAGTGAATCAAATTCTGCTGTAAATACATTAGATTTTGATATCGACAAAGACCATTTGGATATACCAACAATGACAGATGTAGCAAGTAATAACAACAGCAATACTTCAAATGTTTTATCTATGCCTATGCTTGATCATCATAATAGTAGTGGAAAACATGAATTAGTATCAGAGAATGTTGCATATGAACATATGTCATCCTCTCATAAGCAAAAGCATAGGGTCACAAAGAAACGACAAACTCATGGCCTTCGTTCCCCTCTGGATTATCATATCTCAGATTTTTTCACTTCCAGACaaaaagatatatataagttAGAAGCGGAAAATGAAAGTCAATTACAGCAACCGTTAACAATAAACTTCAAGAATAAATCACTTTCTAACGAGAATTTGGCAAATGAactattaaattttgatcatAATAGCATCACAAGCCCTTTAAATCCACTATATGCCAATTCAATGCCAGAATTGCATTTCTTTGATGAGAATTTAAGgtcttttattattaaagaGAATAATCTTTCCACATTTCCTACCTTGCAGGAATTGAATAAGAGTGTTAGATTATTTCAAACTGAGTTTGGCCGTTATTTCCCATTCattcatctttattcaattgtCCCTTCAAAGGATAATTATCCATTGTTTTTAGCAATTTCCATGATTGGGTCACTATACACTTTCCATTCATCTCattccaaaatattattttatgtGGCAGATActcaattaaaaaaatcattgGAATTGAACAAGTCTAGAATCTATAATGCGACACCATTATGGACTATCCAGACAATGGTCTTATTAACCTTCACAAGTATCTTCAGTAATGATGCAAAGATCATTAAACAGATTAATACTCAATTGATGACTTTGAATCAATTTGTTATcatgaataaattaaatttgcCTCTAGAAACATCTTTGAAGCCACCTATTCCAAATCATCACGTTTACGAAAATGGTGTCAACTCTGAAGTTATTGAAGAGATGAAACAACAATATGAGTCAAAGGAACAAATTGAGaagaatttcaattattttatattggCCCAATCCAGGATAAGAACTTGTCATATGATTTTAATTctatccaatttttttgcctCATTAGTTGGGGTTCAATGCTCTTTCCATTCGATTGATGTCAAATGCGGTATTCCAACAAAATATGAGGACTTATTTCAATCAGTTGATGCCAAAACATGGAGTGAATTACTCGCGGAGAAAAAACTAGTTATAGATTCTaagttttctttgattgAACTTTCGAATGGCGGCGAATCTTTCGAAAACTGtttgatttatctttcCAACGGAAATCATTTATTTATCAACAGGAATGGTAACGTTTCAAAGTTGACATTGTTATCGATGTTACTATCAATCCATGAGAAGATATTCATGGAAAGaactaaaaataataatccAGATTTCCATCTAGATAATGGAACAAAGGGCCCTAGTGACAGGGAAAGTGATATGAATTGGAAGATGAATTCAAGGCCAATTATTAACACTATGATTCAACATTGGGAGTCGTTGTATCTTGGGCTAGGTGGCATTTTAGAACCAACTAATAATACAATACCTCTAATTAATCTAGATCCTACAGCAAGGTTAATTATCCCATTATATTGCTTCGCAAAGATGAGAATGTCCCTTGATTTGAGTTATGTTCTACACAGAATCTGGCTGAAGGACtggaaaatgatgaataaGACGTTAGAAGAAATTTGTTATGATTGGGAATCACTACAAGAAGGTACCGATATTGCCATTGATGTCATTCATTCCTggatttcaatattatcaataGTGAAAAAGGTCGATGTTGATGAGGGCAATGGTAAGCCCGGATATAGAACACCCATTTTTACCGTCACATGTTTATTCTGTTCGATAATTTTAATTGCAGAATATTTAAAACGTATTGAAGACTGGGCggaaaataatagtaaGGAAGTGAGTACTCCTTCATCGCAACCGAAATCTGAATTACCAATGACCGATAAGATTTTGTATGTGAAAATTTCACAaatgttgaaaaagattcaGAATGTTTTATTGCcaaaaaatgacaatatGCAATCATATCTAGATTACTTGAAACTGCAAGCACGGAAATCGGTCACAACAGTAGATCAATTAGATAACGATGATGAACTTTTGGAGGCAATGGCACCAACTTCTAGCGTGGATGAAACCATCAGAGTTATCAAGAATTTACAGTTTTCCTCTAGAACCCTATATTTAGGTGTCAGAATTCTTGGAGATGCACCAATTTGGCCCGTCGCGATATTATTTGCACATGCTTTACAAAATAGAGCATTGTACAATGTAAGCAAAAGTAAATCACTTACTGaacaataa
- the EFM3 gene encoding protein-lysine N-methyltransferase (similar to Saccharomyces cerevisiae YJR129C; ancestral locus Anc_4.352), with translation MVNGISEVNVYDRLLQRCPVTKLHDGLKSADSEKLRDRLVTILEVNPYYVKQVIRVIIDNNYHNDIEWFYEKYVDLLQYSSMDSKKMDIIRYIFNGEVYVDINERPNLISAMSTTGFRTWEAASYLCDYISNVDTESLNGCSTVLELGAGTGLCSLTLLKGKFQDDLKKVYVTDGDTELISGQLLSNFKLNEMEHEIGQKVKLQRLLWGEDSIPNDIDCVIGADVTYDDTLFDDLFKCLRQCFEIESCKMCLIASTIRNVETDRKFLEHCHDSDFKVEIIQSTELDPQSKARVEQTILNKPLIAPIMIYKIYKEI, from the coding sequence ATGGTTAATGGCATTAGCGAGGTGAATGTGTATGACAGGCTACTACAGAGATGTCCCGTGACGAAGCTTCATGATGGGTTGAAAAGTGCAGATTCCGAGAAGTTACGGGATCGATTAGTGACAATATTGGAAGTCAATCCATATTATGTGAAACAAGTGATTAGAGTTATAATAGACAACAATTATCACAACGACATCGAGTGGTTCTATGAGAAATATGTGGACTTGTTACAATACAGTAGTATGGATTCCAAGAAGATGGATATTAtaagatatattttcaatggagAAGTGTACGTTGATATCAATGAGAGACCGAATTTGATCAGTGCAATGAGTACGACGGGTTTCAGAACATGGGAAGCAGCATCGTATCTTTGTGATTATATCAGTAATGTGGATACTGAGAGTTTGAATGGTTGCAGTACAGTGTTGGAACTCGGTGCTGGGACAGGATTATGTAGTTTAACTCTGCTGAAGGGGAAATTCCAAgatgatttgaagaaagtttaTGTAACAGATGGAGATACGGAATTGATTAGTGGACAATTATTGTCCAActtcaaattgaatgaGATGGAACATGAGATTGGTCAGAAAGTTAAATTACAACGATTGTTATGGGGGGAAGACTCTATACCGAACGATATTGACTGTGTTATAGGAGCTGACGTTACTTACGATGACACGTTATTCgatgatttattcaaatgtttACGAcaatgttttgaaataGAGAGTTGTAAAATGTGTCTTATAGCCAGTACAATTAGAAACGTTGAAACTGACAGAAAATTTCTGGAACACTGTCATGATAGTGATTTTAAAGTTGAAATCATTCAGAGTACTGAATTAGATCCACAAAGTAAAGCAAGAGTGGAACaaacaattttaaataaacCATTGATTGCTCCAATCATGATTTATAAGATATATAAGGAGATATAG